The DNA window TCTATAACTGTCAGACTTCCCATCTCGCCGGAAGAGAAAAAAACCGCCAAAAATGGCTGGCAATGTACGGCCACAGACAAAAGCAGAAAGTTACCAGGATCTTTGGTATGCGGCCAGGTTAAGTAATAATTGTCTACATAGTTAACATTATGAATGTCTTGCTCCAAAGATACTAACGCGGACCAAATGAGCTAGTTAGTAAAATAGAAAGGATCAAAATCATAAACCAAACCGGCTAAAACAAGTAACTAGCTGGCGTTAGCTAACACAGTACTGGCCAACATTcctttttttgtcacaaaaaggCGCTATCATTCGTGTAATACACTTATTGACTTGAGCGTATTTGATCGGAGAGAAATTCAAAATGTTATACTACCATATAATAACGTAACTCACAGTTTTGGCAGCTTCCCGAGAGTGGAATCAGATTGTTTTACTTTATTTCTCGGAAGTCACTGTTCTTTCTCGCCAACTCGCGCCAGGAGCTTAAATATCCTCTTAATCACGTGACGTGATGCTACTTCTGGAGTTTGTCACTCTTTCAAAATAAGAGTTGTTATCCGTTCTCGTTCTGTCCAGTAAACTAAATTAATTATGAAAGTAAAAATGCTAGAAAGTATGCACAGTTATCAACAATCAATATATCTTAGTTAATTATCAAACATGCGTTTCCAAAAGTGAAAATAATTAAGTGATATTTGTTTAgattttattttgtacattttaAAGGTAGAGAGTGATATGGCATAGATCAGGGACTCCGGAAGGGGAAAATTGAGTCCCACGAGAAAGCAAGTACAAGATGGGtgtcagggatggagtggtagtATTATCATAAGAAGACATGTACTTGGAAatcagaggaggaatggagatggagggaaaaagagagggagaagaggtctaAGAGAGTGAGCTTGAGTTGGATAAAAAATGGTGGGAAAAGGGTGATGGTTTGtcaaagaagaatggtagaaagtgtaagcagaggaagctgaagacaggaggataaatggaagtgaatgagggtaAAGTTATCGGAGACCGGGGTATGCACCGAGGATCAGGATGAAGAAGAGTctgacagtaggagtgaagttcCTGAactcttgccttttggctgattcATTTGTGGTTTCATGGTGGGTGAAAAAAGGGGTcatgtggaatcggtgagggtaactagaagtggtctagtgataattgtttgtgtttctgttgggCAGAGGAAGAATGCGCTCGAAGTAAAACGAATGGGGCAAGAAAAGTGAATTGTTTCATtctcaagaaaagggcaccaATGAAAGCAGTGATAACTTGGGTAGCAGTAGATATAAATGTTGACCAGCTGGGGGCAAAGATTCCCGGTGTATGCGATGTTCGTCGTTTGATGCGACGCAGACAGGTTGGCGAGAGTGGGGATTCATTGTCTGTTCTAttgagttttgaagttgagtcttTGTGAAGTTAGGATACAAGTTATCCTGTATGAGTGTATGTGCCGAATACATTAagatgttacaggtgtcaagcttatgggcttGTGGCATTAGTGTTTAGGAGGGAGGGTCCATTGTGTGAGaaatgtgcagaagggcatgagacaaaggaatgtgtactattggggaaagtagtggaatgtgttaattgtaggggtgcccatggcgctggggatcagaaatgtcccgtgctagagaggcaggttgaggtatccagggttagagtagtgcagaagttgtcatgctgaggcagtgaagaaagtagaggcaGATGGGTTAAGGGGGAGGAGTGGTGAGAGTAGTAGAGatataccagtacagagggataggccaaaaagtgaaatgcatttcagtaagattggatttttagcatttaaAGCAATGGTTATCAATTGTACTGCAGGGACGGAGCGgaaattgaggttgtggtggcagctacAGAGGTATTTGAGTTACAGGATGTGTTAAGTGgtgatgtcccatcctttcagggtgATGGCATGATGTAGGagtaaatacatttaattaggAGTAGGAGGGTGTCAATTTTATATAATTTTGAAATTAGTgagtagtgttagatggtagggtatttatttagtacatttttcTTTTCAagtaaagtataagggagttgtactccagtctagtacatttacatttaagtcattttgcagatgctcttatccagagcgactttcaaATTggtagtaggtggcggtaatgcaacaaattggatgcTAACCGCTGTTAAACCTCAGAAGAAGAAGACACCATAGATCAgagatgggcaactccagtcatTGGATGCCggagtggtgtcacacttttcccccatccctagcaaacacagctgattaaactaattgtATTCTAACCTGAAgaccatgattagttgattattggagtcagatGTGTTAGCTGGGACAAAAGTGTGACACTAATCAGGctcccgaggactggagttgcccattcCTGATGTAGATGCTGAAAGTAAACAGCAGCATAGTAGGTCAATATCCTCAACAATAGCGTTGAAGCGCCACTTCTCCGCTGTTTTGGTCCCGTGCACATACTTGTGTGAAAGTGAAGTTGTGCATCTCACTCACCCCAATATCTGCAGTGCTGCTCATGGCAACATTTCACTGAGTCTACCTTCAAAATGTTTTTGTGCCTGTGCATACTCCTATCTAAtggactgtaaaaaaaaaaacaaccgtACATCATATCTCAATAAAAGTTTCATTGTACTCTGTAGCACCCATATAATATGCAAAACATTTACATCCCCTGAACCCTTTTTTTAATATAGAGAATAAACAGGGACAGTTTTGTAAGTTAAAAATGTGTTATCCttcacaaaaatgaaaatagTGTGCGCTCATGGGAATATATACAGAAGGCCTTTATTTAATAGTAAAAAGCAGATTAGTATTCACAACTCTGACTGAAGGCATAGCCTGACAGTGAGCATCTACTACATTGTTTTATAGATTCTATTGTACAGTATGTTCTAAAGCACCACCAACCAAAGACATTGTCTATTTTAAACGTAAAGGAGCAGTTCTTTTTTAGaaccaaatctctatttttgatGTTAATGGCATGCTATAGAAGGGTCCAGGCACCTTTTTTGTGATTTCAcatgtttttgagaaacttacaCTAAACAGCAAATCACTTCCCCGTTGTGTAGTATGGGGGCcctgaaaaaacatgaacaaaggctccaaaacCCCCCAAATATGTCATTTTATTAATGGCAatgctctcagtatagtgatgcaggtctttagatatTGTGTCATTCAGAACTTTATCCACAACATTTTGTTGTGACTCCAGCAATACCTCTGTCCATtctacatgtaactgccaaaataaaggaaagtcTTGAGTAAACAAGAGATACAAagtatatagggaggaggtgagggccctgggagagtggtgccaggaaaataacctctcactcgatgtcaacaaaacaaaggagctgattgtggacttcaggaaacagcagacggagcacgcccctatccacatcgacgggaccgcaatggagaaggtggaaagcttcaagttcctcggcgtacacatcactgatgttctgaaatggtccacccacaaagacagtgtggtgaaggcacaacagcgcttcttcaacctcaggagcctgaagaaatttggcttggcacctaaaaccctcaaacgtttacagatgcacaattgagagcatcccgtcgggctgtatcaacgcctggtaaggcaactgcaccgcccacaaccgcagggctctccagagggtggtgtgctatgcccaacgcatcaccgggggcaaactacctgccctccaggacacctacagcacccaatgtcacaggaaggccaaaaagatcttcAAAGAcgtcaaccacctgagccacggcctgttcaccccgctatcatccagaaggcgaggtcagtacaggtgcatcaaagctgggaccgatatAAGCCATTCTTCAGTCCATCACTAGCCAGCTCCCACCCAGTTACGCAAGCCttcaccttagaggctgctgctctatctacagacttggaatcactggccccTTCAATAATGGAACACTTGtcacttaaataatgtttacatactgctttactctctcatatgtatactgtattctattctattttagtcaatgccattcCGACATTGCTTGATctaatatttatgtatttctaaATTCCACGATTtaacttttagatgtgtgtattattgtgaatcatttttagatactactgcactgttggagctaggagcacaatcattttgctacacccgcaataacatctgctaaatgtgtatgtgaccaataaaatttgatttgatattgaaagcatggggtgcttccacacaggaagttccagacacttgtagaatctatgccaaggagcatagaagctgttctggtggctcgtggtggcccaatgccATATTAAGATGCTTTATGTtggtttttcctttattttggcagttatgtAGCAGCAGGCTACACAGAAAATGGAACAGCTGGATGAGGGAAATGACTCGCGCAAGGTAATATAACATTGTGTATAAAGTTCGAAATGAACTAAAAGTACACATTTGGGTGTTTTCGGAGCCTTTGTTCCTGCTTTTTTAGGGACTGCATACTAcacgaggatgaggaagtgatttgCCGTTTGTGttaagtttctcaaaaacatgCAAAATCACAAAAAAGGTGTCTGTACTCTTCAAGAACATGCTATTTACatcaaaaatagagatttggttgtaaaaaagtTAACTTGTCCTTTAAGTAATCTTCTGAGAATCAGGCACTTTCATGAAATTTGTGACGGTTCCTCAGGTGACTTTTAAGTAGTGGATTATTTCTAAAGCATCTGCCACAGAATTTGCACCGATACGGTTTCTCTCCAGAGTGAGTGGTCAGGTGTTGTGTCAGGTTGCCTGGGGTGGCAAAGCAATGTCCACACACAGTGCACTTGaaaggtctctctcctgtgtgaaccgCTGTGTGTCTGGTCAGTTCTTCCTTACGCTTGAAGCTTTTGGGACACTGCTTGCAACCATGTGGTTTCTCACCTCTGTGAGTCCACATATGCGTTTCCAGTTGTGTCTTCTGGTCAAAGTCTTGCCCACAGTCCTTACACCGATatgatttctcccctgtgtggaacTTCATATGTGCTTTCAAGTATCCATTACAAGTGAAACTTTCTCCACATTCTTTGCACTGAAATGGTTTCTCCCCAGTGTGCAGTCTCATATGCAATTTCATATATCCCTTAGTTTTGAAGCATTTCCCACATTCTTTGCATTGATActgtttctcccctgtgtgagaCACCATGTGGGTTCTCAGATTAGCATCACTAGGGAAGCATTTGCCACAAACATTACAAGTACGTGTTGCTTTTATGTGGGTTTGCAGGTGATCTGTCAGACTTGCCATGGACTCAAAGACTTCTTCACACACACCGCACATTTTCGTATGCTTTGTGTGTACATTTTTCACATGGTTAACTAAAGGACCAATGTACACAAATGTACTTCCACACAATTTGCAACAATAAGGAGAAGCATTTGTGATTGCCCTGCCTCCAGCAACGGTATGGAAGCTTAGTTCTTTCTTTGCCCATTTTCTGGATGATTCCAGTGGCTTTGACCCTGACGGTTGTCCCCCACTCTCAACCTCGTTGTCACTTCCGCTGTTTTCACTCTGAGCTGCAGAACAGCCTAGATATCCTTCTGATAGGGACTGAGAGGCACTGGTTGCTTCTGATACTGTGTAGTCCTCTCCATCAGGCTCAGTTTTGATCTCTTTAGGAATGAGGATGCATAACACATCATCCTCTTTGCTTTCGAAAGTGTGGCTTGAGAAATCCATTTGATAGGGCGGATAAGGTGGGTTACTGTCTCTTTCCTCAAAGACAGTGAATATGGAGTCGTTGGTATCAGATTCTAGCTTTtcaagctgctcttcctcctgattTGTCCCGATTTCCTCTTGTTCATCTTTAATCTGTGTGGATTCTGGGTCCTTCTGCCCCAGATTGGGGCCCCACTTCTGCTCACCGTGCTGCCGCTCAGGGGGTTTCTCCTCTTCAGAGACTGGGAGCGTGAGCTGCTGGGGGTCTAGAAAAAAAAGTGGGGAAAGGGATAAATATGTGATCAATACACattagtattttatttatttactttttaccacttttctccccaatttcgtgatatccaaattggtagctacagtcttgtcccatcgctgcaactcccgtacggattcaggagaggcgaaggtcaagagccgtgcttcctccgaaacacgacaCTGCCAAGCCGTacagcttcttgacacactgcatgtgcccggcccgccacaagagtCGCTACTGCGCGATGGGACAAAGACATCCCGGCCAGACgatgcagggccaattgtgcgccgcctcatgggtctcctggttgtGGCCGGCTGCGAGACAGCAGGGGATCGAACCCggttctgtagtgacgcctcaagcactgcaatgcagtgccttagactgctgtgccactcaggaggcctgaTCAATACATATTTGAACAATTTTTATTTAAATAACATAGGCCTAtccagtgttgtagtactcaAGTCCAGAACACGATTTTCATGACTCAATTCGGACTTGACCAGTGGTGACTTTGTTGTCAGAAATTCGCTCTCCCTTGCATTATTCAACATGCTAGCTACAACAGCAAATGTCAAATAGCTACTTTATTTGCTGCTAGCCTTACCAATGTGCAAGACAGTAAAAGACAGTTCAATGTCCACGCACCAGCCCGtctaaatctgaaccaatcatagacatctgtGTTTCACAAGTTGACAGCACAGTACAAcagagtacaatacagtagagcacagagtacagtaaagtagagtattgtacaatgtactctactgaattaaactctactttactgtactctactgaactgtgcTGCTGAAACGTGTGAAACGCATCTGAATGAATCATAGACGTCTAGGCTTTGGTCTGATCCGGACCGACCAAATGTGTACTTGTTTAGggtggagctcattagaataataccccGTTTTCTtcgttttttaaaaacattttggtcattcagcagacgctcttatccagagcgacttagtcaGTGCATtaaactaaggtagataaacaacatatcacagtcatagcaagaaaaaaatgtatgtaactgtTACTAAGAATGTTATTGTAGTTGAAGTGGTCTGTTGGTTTATTCTGTAGGTTGGATTACTTTGAACACTGCAGTCTTCAGTTTGGTCAGTTTTCCTATTTTAagtggaataaaaaaaaaacaatgttgaaTGTGACATAATGCTTTCTTCATTGACATGTATACACCTCATTTTCTAATATTGCTATGGGAACAGCCAAACAAAGGAAGTGATGGATTCGACTTCCGCTTTACTTCCCTAAACTTGCCAGGGTAAATTATTTGAAAAAGAGTCAATTTACAGAGTATTAAAGCCAAGTAAACAAATAAGTATAATTTTACTTCATTCAagttcgctaacgttagctagacttACCAgtaggctagttctgttgtgataataatgtAAGTTGTGTTGTGTCAGAGTTAAGGCCCGGGCCATCCACCAAGCCAATAACTATAACGATAAACTAACTATAGGCTACATAACTATAAAACGCTGGTAAGCAGCCACactacacctgtcaatcaactgatcaAGGCACCCTACTGCACATTTACTATTAATAAGGTGGTAACAAGACCTTTCATGAGGTCTCTATCGCACaaatactggttcagaccattctgTGATTTCAGGGTGTGTTCCTTGTCATAGTAACAACTGAAAATAATACTTCAATGTTAATGTAGACCTAATGAAAATAATATAGTTACTTGTATTTAAATGTAGCAACAACAAATGCCGTTTAGCCTGTGCATCTTTTACAGCATGCCATTGTGGTTTGCAAGGGATTTCCATTTTGATCATGGTTGTCAATTCCTGTGGGTCTTATTTTTCACTGTGCTTATCTCTGTATGTCCTGTGCAACTATTTGTCATATTTCCAGCAATTAACAAGAGCAAGCATGCTTCTTTCCCCAAATAGGCTATTAGACCTAGTATTAAAAAAAGTCTCTAAATAAATGTCCTGTTGCTTTTGTAGCCTATAGCTTTTCCTGGGATTTCACCAGAAGAGGAATGGCCTTTTgcggagaggcatgtgtagcctaTAGTCTGTTGCGCATAGGAATAGCTGGAAGAGAGAGACTTGTGATGTGCAGTATGAAGCTAAATATTAGCTAGATATTAGGTATTTATTAGCTAAATATTAGGGTTATAGGCCAAATATTTACCTGACAAAGTGCAAGAAAAATAAATGAACAGATTTTGAAATGACAGCTCTGTAGTCCGTTCCTCCAGGTTGCGCTCTGTGGTCCCCGGGCATGCAAAGCTCCAATATTGATTAGGCCTAGATTTTTAGACAAGGAAATTATTATACCTGGGCTACAACAACAACAGTGCAATGAGGAATTTATTATTGTTATCAAATTAGTCATTATTGTCCATAGGATGTAAACTTCAATGATGTACCataaagtatgaaaatgtatgcactcactacctaccgtaagtcgctctggaaagaGCATCTgtgaaatgactcaaatgtaaaaaataataataataataataatgtaggcTAATTTGAATAACTGCTCACTCAAACCTAG is part of the Salmo trutta chromosome 34, fSalTru1.1, whole genome shotgun sequence genome and encodes:
- the LOC115173923 gene encoding zinc finger protein OZF, translated to MSKLALFNVYITERLTAVAVEIAGVVERTITEYQEEISRSKEENERLRRLLDFKLHRTDPQQLTLPVSEEEKPPERQHGEQKWGPNLGQKDPESTQIKDEQEEIGTNQEEEQLEKLESDTNDSIFTVFEERDSNPPYPPYQMDFSSHTFESKEDDVLCILIPKEIKTEPDGEDYTVSEATSASQSLSEGYLGCSAAQSENSGSDNEVESGGQPSGSKPLESSRKWAKKELSFHTVAGGRAITNASPYCCKLCGSTFVYIGPLVNHVKNVHTKHTKMCGVCEEVFESMASLTDHLQTHIKATRTCNVCGKCFPSDANLRTHMVSHTGEKQYQCKECGKCFKTKGYMKLHMRLHTGEKPFQCKECGESFTCNGYLKAHMKFHTGEKSYRCKDCGQDFDQKTQLETHMWTHRGEKPHGCKQCPKSFKRKEELTRHTAVHTGERPFKCTVCGHCFATPGNLTQHLTTHSGEKPYRCKFCGRCFRNNPLLKSHLRNRHKFHESA